The Methanobrevibacter wolinii SH genomic interval GCTATTAAATAATATAAATTAAGTTTTTTTTTTAAAAATTTATTTTTTTATAAATTAAAATAAGATTATCTTTTAATTTTATTATTTATGTAAAATTTTAATATACTATTAATGTATTATATTATAATATATTAATATTTTATAATTTTAAGGGAAAGATAATATGAGGGAAATTCTAGAAGATTTTCAAAAAGGTAAGTTAAGTATAAATCAATGTGAAAATCTATTAAAATCAAATGAGATTATGGAATTAAATAATGTTGCTAAATTAGATATTAATAGAAAAGCTAGAACCGGATTTCCTGAAGCAATTTTAGCAGAAACTAAAGATTATGATGATTTGTTACTAATAATTAATGGCTTTTTTAAAAATTCTCATGATGATAAACTTTTAATTACTAGATTATCTAATGAAAGATATTTAAAATTAAAAGAAGATATTAGTTACTTAAAGTCTGATGGGCTCTTTTTAAATTATAATAAGAAAGCTAAAATTTTGATTATTAAAAAAGATAATGAAAAACCTAAAGTTAATTATAATTATAAAGTTGGAATAATAACTGCAGGAACTTCTGATATTCCTATTGCAGAAGAATCTAAGGTAATTTTAGAAGAAAGTGGTGTTTCTGTATTAACAAGTTATGATATTGGTGTTGCTGGTATACATAGATTATTTCCAAATTTAGCAGAAATGATTAAAG includes:
- the larB gene encoding nickel pincer cofactor biosynthesis protein LarB gives rise to the protein MREILEDFQKGKLSINQCENLLKSNEIMELNNVAKLDINRKARTGFPEAILAETKDYDDLLLIINGFFKNSHDDKLLITRLSNERYLKLKEDISYLKSDGLFLNYNKKAKILIIKKDNEKPKVNYNYKVGIITAGTSDIPIAEESKVILEESGVSVLTSYDIGVAGIHRLFPNLAEMIKENVKILIVCAGMEGALPSVIAGLVDIPIIAVPTSIGYGVGQGGITALNAMLQSCAPGMSVVNIDNGFGAAVNALTILNTFDKK